AAGAAGATAGATAGGCTTCCGTACGTCTAAAAGCAATGAATAACAGTAGTACTGTGGGCTCCATTAGCAGCTCTGATCTTATCGATGCCAAGCTCGAAGAGCATAAGATGTGTGGATCCAAGCAATGCCCTGGTTGTGGACACAAGCTCGAAGGCAAGCCGGTAGGGATTATCTCGTGATAATTCTTGGATTCAATACAAAGATTTTGACACATGAAGATCCTCGCTCACACAAGAAAATATATGTGCATGTTTGTTAATGTTCCATTATTagacgaatatatatataattagttgatatAGTTACTGCTTTTCTTGTAGAATAAAATCTAGCGAATTTGATTAAAgggccctctttttctttttcttttctttttttttttttttttttttccttgcttttgttcttctttttttctttcgtttttGGGTTTCATTTTTACCTGAGTTTGAATGGAGTTTGCAGGACTGGTTAGGTCTACCTGCAGGAGTGAAATTTGATCCTACAGACCAAGAATTGATAGAACATCTTGAAGCGAAGGTGGAGGCGAAAGACATGAAATCTCACCCTCTGATAGATGAGTTTATCACTACTATTGAAGGAGAAGATGGGATTTGTTATACCCATCCTGAAAAACTACCAGGTGAGaaatttaattctctctctctctctctctctctctctctgtgtgataGATATGTAAGTACCGGATCAATTATTTAATGTTGTTGAGTATCCTAAAAACACTCTTGTTTAAAGTCTCCAACAAAAGGAAACTTCATGCACtgggtttatttttattccatGCTTCTATCCCATTTATTTGTTATGACTTTCAAGAATCACAGTGCTTGTACGTCTTGCAGTTTGTTACACCTAAGTCAACctaactttgatttattttttgcacTCTTCTTGCAGGAGTCACAAGAGATGGCTTGAGCAAACATTTCTTCCACAGACCATCGAAAGCTTACACAACCGGGACACGTAAGAGGAGAAAAATTCAAACCGAATGCGATTTACAGGGTGGAGAAACAAGGTGGCACAAGACTGGAAAAACTAGGCCTGTAATGGTGAATGGAAAACAAAAGGGTTGCAAGAAAATACTCGTCCTTTACACTAATTTTGGCAAGAACAGAAAACCAGAAAAGACCAACTGGGTCATGCATCAATACCACCTTGGTCAGCACGAGGAAGAAAAGGAAGGAGAGCTTGTTGTTTCAAAGATATTCTATCAGACGCAGCCAAGGCAATGCAATTGGTCTGATCGAAGTACTGCTACCACTGGGGAAGCAAGCAGTGAGCCTAATAGCAGGAGAGATAGTGGGAGTGGGAGTTGTTCTTCCAGGGAAATAATTCCTCTGAGAGACGAACTTTCTCCACCATCTGGGGTTGCTCCAATATCAAGTTACAGTACTGCCATGGACATTCATCAACAGTTTAAATCCGACCATTTTAGCTTCGCCCCATTCAGGAAAAGCTTTGATGAGGTATATACATTTGCTCGTTCTTTCTGTATAGATGGGTTTTTATGATCTGAAACTCCCATGCATACATCTTCTTGATCAAACAAATTATAGATACGGTTTGCTGTATATATAACCTAAAAGTTTTGCATCTTTTTCAGCTTGATAATTCGAAATGAATTAAATCGCGAGCCTtactcatgatatatatatatgtagcatgTTGCATGACTTGATGATCAACATTTACAAGTAATTAGATTTTGACATCGAACCAGTCGTAGACttcacaaacaaaaatattaagagTAAAGGAAAGAAACCAAGTTTTAGGGTTGCTTTTTCTCATACATACCCATTGCTTGCATATGCAGCATCAAAATTCAATGGACCTCTCTTGATTATCATTGTCAGCTAACTAAAGCCTGTTTATCCACGCAAAAAAAGGGTTACACGAAATCCAAATTAATGCTCGAGCTTTTGCATATAGAAAATGGACAAGCTAGCAAACTGCTTCACAGGTGGTGTCCATTGCAGGTGGGGATAGGAGAGGCTTCAACAGCAAGGGAAGCCCCAGGCGCATCAGGTGGTGGTGGCACGTGCGAAGATATGAGGGATCACCAGAGGCCACATCATCCTATGGCCCATGACCATCATCACCAACAGCAGCATCAACATCACCATCCACATCATCAAATTGCGACCACAGCCTTCCACATCAGCAGGCCTTCACATCCCATTTCCACCATCATCTCTCCACCTCCCCTCCACCATACCTCCATTATTCTCGATCAAGACTCCTACCACATCTCCAGAATAATGCTCCAAAATGAAAATTTCCAGGTAATCAATCAACTCCATTTTCCTTGTACTTTGAtctctttatatatacacataaaataTGAATTCAGTGACCATGTACAGTGGATCATATATTTTATCTCTTCAGTACGTACACTCagtaattcaaattattttcggTGTCAGCAAAATTGCAAACTTTCTTTTCACTTTAAAATCCTTGTTGAAGACGTAATTAAGATGcaccttttatttcttcttcttgtctTTCGAATGCATAAcacaacagcagcagcagcagcaactaGAACAAGTACAgcaacagcagcagcaacagcatCATAAACTGGGAGGGAGGTCTGCATCCGGTTTGGAGGAACTCATAATGGGTTGCACTTCAAGTAATATCAAAGAGGTGAGCATGAACTTTTTGACCCTGAAATGCATGAGCCCTAGCTATATTTGTCATAATTCTGCCTAAGGAGAGAACAAAGAAAAGTAAACACGTATTAAAAGAGttcaaaaataaagataatcaATTTCTttgttaaataatataaattaaagagaGAAACCAGAGAATCgactttgttttttcttttcactttatcttttattttcccATGTTATGGTACATGCACGGTTTCATAATGATATGTATGTGTGTACGTATACACTATATTTTCAACCTCCCCCGGCCTCTCTAATAAAGGCACGTAATTTGCATATCaagagtattattttattagacATTCTTTTTTACCTCAATGGAAAGAGCGAATGATATATGATGTTGATGAATTTCAAAAAGCTCAAAACAGAATATCGCAAGTGTCCAGAAGCGTCGGTCGGTTTTGGAAATTAAAGAGACACGATCTCCTTTCTCCTGTTGAAAAACTCAAGCTAAGAACAACTTTTCCTAGGATACTGTTtcctttttcatattattttcctGTTAAGATGAGCTCATGAAGGTCtggaaaaacattttttttccatataataCATGATGCTACAAATGATAATAAACACCACTAATGGAACGTAATTAGGCAAGTAATTTAAACAGtttgtcttcttttttctttttactttcttttctgAAAGAAGAGGAATGATAGTGACTGATATCTTTTTCTCATCATGTGTGGCCTTACGACCAAGGCACAGCAACAGACGTACATTTTGATTGTGGGGGAAAAGGGTTAAAAGAGGCGGCTTCTTTCTGTGTTGCTTCTTAAGTATAATTTTCACTTTATTTCCTAAATCTAATCTTCACAAGCTAATTACATTTTCTTGCAGGAATCATCCATCACAAATCCTCAAGAGGTAGACTGGCTAAAGTACTCGTCCTTCTGGCCTGACCCTGACAACCCAGATCATCATGGGTAGGAGCAAAAATTACAGGGAATAAAAGACACCCTTACAGACAatatcattatcatcatcattagtACTTGAAACCTTCctctcaagttttttatttttttttttcaacgtgAGGCCAAGCTGAAAGCATCCTTAGTCcagtctttttctttctttttactgGGGGCCTGGCTAAGCTCTGATGGCGCTCAACCGAACTACCTGTGCAACAGTCCATGttgtaaagaaagagagaaagaacaaaaggaaaaacaaagaaaaaagaaaagaaaccaagaaAGGCTgcactctctcggacagatagAAGGAGAACCAAAGACCCAAAAGAAACCCAGCCTGCATGAAAATCATCACCATTATGATTACAATATCATCTTTCTGgctattcttattattttattattttaattaagatgTTTGTATAATTTATCTATCTTGTTCTTTACAAACAAATACAAGAGAGTTTGTGCAAATTGCAAAAATACTTTGTCAATCGTGCTGTACGTCATTAGTCACTTTGAGATACTAAAATATAAGTGTTCATATGATACCCTAGtggaaatgaatatttttaaggAATTCTTTATTTCTGTGATGCTTCACTTTTACACTTccttcaaatataatttctgAAATCTGAATTAATGCATGCGACATAATGGATCATTTTCgtactagttatatatatatatatgcgatcACTCGTAAGTGTTTCACATGGATTTCCAAATTAAGCCTCTATGCATGATCCGATGCAAAATCCCAGTCATTATTGGTTGGTTAATTTAATAAACAGATAATCAAGTTAACTGCATGGGGGCCGGATAATTGATTCATTAGGGCATCTCATATCTTCAGCTTATTTATGTATATGCATATAAACAAATATTTAGCcacaaaaaatctataaatctGTAAATGTTTGATGTGATATATCATGTTGTAAACTTACATTTATcgtatatacacatatattagATTTTCT
This is a stretch of genomic DNA from Carya illinoinensis cultivar Pawnee chromosome 3, C.illinoinensisPawnee_v1, whole genome shotgun sequence. It encodes these proteins:
- the LOC122304414 gene encoding NAC domain-containing protein 75-like isoform X2, yielding MNNSSTVGSISSSDLIDAKLEEHKMCGSKQCPGCGHKLEGKPDWLGLPAGVKFDPTDQELIEHLEAKVEAKDMKSHPLIDEFITTIEGEDGICYTHPEKLPGVTRDGLSKHFFHRPSKAYTTGTRKRRKIQTECDLQGGETRWHKTGKTRPVMVNGKQKGCKKILVLYTNFGKNRKPEKTNWVMHQYHLGQHEEEKEGELVVSKIFYQTQPRQCNWSDRSTATTGEASSEPNSRRDSGSGSCSSREIIPLRDELSPPSGVAPISSYSTAMDIHQQFKSDHFSFAPFRKSFDEVGIGEASTAREAPGASGGGGTCEDMRDHQRPHHPMAHDHHHQQQHQHHHPHHQIATTAFHISRPSHPISTIISPPPLHHTSIILDQDSYHISRIMLQNENFQQQQQLEQVQQQQQQQHHKLGGRSASGLEELIMGCTSSNIKEESSITNPQEVDWLKYSSFWPDPDNPDHHG
- the LOC122304414 gene encoding NAC domain-containing protein 75-like isoform X1 — protein: MNNSSTVGSISSSDLIDAKLEEHKMCGSKQCPGCGHKLEGKPDWLGLPAGVKFDPTDQELIEHLEAKVEAKDMKSHPLIDEFITTIEGEDGICYTHPEKLPGVTRDGLSKHFFHRPSKAYTTGTRKRRKIQTECDLQGGETRWHKTGKTRPVMVNGKQKGCKKILVLYTNFGKNRKPEKTNWVMHQYHLGQHEEEKEGELVVSKIFYQTQPRQCNWSDRSTATTGEASSEPNSRRDSGSGSCSSREIIPLRDELSPPSGVAPISSYSTAMDIHQQFKSDHFSFAPFRKSFDEVGIGEASTAREAPGASGGGGTCEDMRDHQRPHHPMAHDHHHQQQHQHHHPHHQIATTAFHISRPSHPISTIISPPPLHHTSIILDQDSYHISRIMLQNENFQQQQQQLEQVQQQQQQQHHKLGGRSASGLEELIMGCTSSNIKEESSITNPQEVDWLKYSSFWPDPDNPDHHG
- the LOC122304414 gene encoding NAC domain-containing protein 75-like isoform X3 yields the protein MKSHPLIDEFITTIEGEDGICYTHPEKLPGVTRDGLSKHFFHRPSKAYTTGTRKRRKIQTECDLQGGETRWHKTGKTRPVMVNGKQKGCKKILVLYTNFGKNRKPEKTNWVMHQYHLGQHEEEKEGELVVSKIFYQTQPRQCNWSDRSTATTGEASSEPNSRRDSGSGSCSSREIIPLRDELSPPSGVAPISSYSTAMDIHQQFKSDHFSFAPFRKSFDEVGIGEASTAREAPGASGGGGTCEDMRDHQRPHHPMAHDHHHQQQHQHHHPHHQIATTAFHISRPSHPISTIISPPPLHHTSIILDQDSYHISRIMLQNENFQQQQQQLEQVQQQQQQQHHKLGGRSASGLEELIMGCTSSNIKEESSITNPQEVDWLKYSSFWPDPDNPDHHG